One window of the Lepeophtheirus salmonis chromosome 7, UVic_Lsal_1.4, whole genome shotgun sequence genome contains the following:
- the LOC121122059 gene encoding uncharacterized protein gives MGSLERLSLRWNEYESNFKQGFSDLRQNEELFDVTIISGSKIMKAHKVILSACSPVFRSIIGSAPVQAYPLIYLRGINSYYLELLLSFMYYGEVSVDKEELDDFIAIAQEFQIKGLSNYSMPRKRCESQPSTSNISTDLTPYPPQISQDLSIVRDDINDSFDKTWPKMENEENNRLDENNTLKFTQNAYEGMETYNDSKSPDIPIVRDDLNNSLSKSLPKTENEVCNILHESDALEFTQNASEKLETNNDSDSCDISIVRDDINNSLSKSLPNTENEECYTLDESNTLEFTQNGSEQMETNEDDVLECISLEQNQDYDKALNREIIQHYSNQKNGIGYQCKKCNYKSEIRLRMHYHVEAKHIVTRGYICSICKKKYKTRRSLYLHKYRVHKGESVVFEGPKVIR, from the exons atgggaTCTCTTGAACGCCTTTCTCTGCGATGGAATGAGTATGAATCGAATTTCAAGCAAGGTTTTTCGGATCTCCGTCAAAATGAGGAACTTTTTGATGTGACGATCATCTCTGGATCAAAGATCATGAAGGCTCACAAGGTGATTCTAAGTGCATGTTCTCCTGTGTTCCGTTCCATAATTGGATCTGCACCCGTCCAGGCATATCCCCTGATTTATTTGAGAGGGATCAACTCTTATTATTTGGAGTTACTCCTTTCCTTTATGTATTACGGGGAAGTGAGTGTGGATAAAGAGGAACTTGATGATTTCATTGCCATTGCTCAAGAGTTTCAAATCAAGGGTCTCTCAAATTATTCTATGCCCCGAAAAAGATGTGAATCTCAACCCTCTACCTCCAATATTTCAACTGATCTCACTCCATATCCGCCTCAAATTTCCCAGGATCTCTCCATCGTAAGGGATGATATAAATGATTCCTTCGACAAAACTTGGCCTAAAatggaaaatgaagaaaataatagacTGGATGAGAATAATACCttaaaatttactcaaaatgcATATGAAGGAATGGAAACTTATAATGATTCGAAGTCCCCTGATATTCCTATAGTAAGGGATGATTTAAACAATTCTCTTTCAAAATCTTTGCCTAAAACTGAAAATGAAGTATGTAATATCCTGCATGAGAGCGATGCTTTAGAATTTACTCAAAATGCATCTGAAAAACTGGAAACAAATAATGATTCGGATTCTTGTGATATTTCTATAGTAAGGGATGATATAAACAATTCTCTTTCAAAATCTTTGCCTAATACAGAAAATGAAGAATGTTATACCCTGGATGAGAGCAATACTTTAGAATTTACTCAAAATGGATCAGAACAAATGGAAACGAATGAGGATGATGTGTTAGAATGTATTTCATTGGAACAAAACCAAG aCTATGATAAAGCCTTAAATAGAGAAATTATTCAGCACTACTCCaaccaaaaaaatggaattggaTATCAAtgcaaaaaatgtaactatAAGTCTGAAATACGACTGCGTATGCATTATCATGTTGAGGCCAAGCACATCGTTACAAGGGGTTATATTTGCTCCATCTGCAAGAAAAAATACAAGACAAGACGTAGTCTCTACTTACACAAATACAGAGTTCATAAAGGTGAAAGCGTTGTTTTTGAAGGTCCCAAAGTTATTAGATGA